Proteins encoded by one window of Canis lupus dingo isolate Sandy chromosome 22, ASM325472v2, whole genome shotgun sequence:
- the LOC112655799 gene encoding EKC/KEOPS complex subunit TP53RK-like, translating to SNCLYTEEIEGSVTVRDYIQSTMETEKTPQSLLGLAKRVEQVLAQMHDEDLIHGDLTTSNMLLKPPMEQLNIVLIDFGPSFISALPEDKGVDLYVLEKAFLGTHPNTETVFEAFLKSYTTFSKKSRPVLKKLDDVRLRERKRSVVG from the coding sequence TCCAACTGCTTATACACGGAAGAAATTGAAGGCTCAGTGACTGTTCGAGATTATATTCAGTCTACCATGGAGACTGAAAAAACTCCTCAAAGTCTCCTTGGCCTAGCCAAGAGAGTTGAGCAGGTTTTGGCTCAAATGCATGATGAAGACCTCATTCATGGTGATCTCACCACCTCGAACATGCTCCTGAAACCCCCCATGGAACAGCTGAACATTGTGCTCATAGACTTTGGACCGAGTTTCATTTCAGCACTTCCAGAAGATAAGGGAGTTGACCTCTATGTGCTAGAGAAAGCCTTCCTCGGTACCCACCCCAATACTGAGACTGTGTTTGAAGCCTTTCTGAAGAGCTACACCACCTTCTCCAAAAAGTCCAGGCCAGtgttaaaaaaattagatgacGTGCgcctaagagaaagaaagagatccgTGGTTGGGTAG